AAAAAAAAGACGCCCGCGAAGCGGACGATTTTTTGCGATTTGCGGGGCGAGGCCAAGGAGCCTAGGGGCGAAGCGGCCTAACGGCCGTGAGCCCCGTAGCGACGCCGGCATCGCCCCGCAAATCGTGAAAAAAATGCGCAAGACTGGACTCGAACCAGCACGCCGTTGCCAGCGCTAGCACCTCAAGCTAGTGCGTCTACCAATTCCGCCACTCGCGCACAGAGGTCACAAACACAGATACTATACTCTATCGCATGTTGGGGTCAAGTGCATCTCGCAGACCGTCGCCAATATAATTGATGGCGAGCACGGTTACGAGGATGCAGATGCCTGGAAAGACCGCCGCCCACCAGGCGGTCTGGAGATTGGCCTGGGCGTTGGCGAGCATATTGCCCCACGACGCGGTCGGCGGCTGGATCCCGAAGCCCAGATAGCTCAGGGTGGACTCCAGGATGATAACGTTGGCCACATCGAGCGTGGCCTGCACGATGATCGGCGCGACCGCGTTGGGCAGCAGGTGGCGCAGAATGATGCGCATGTCGCCGTTGCCGACCGCGCGAGCCGCTTCGGTGTACTCGCGTTCGCGAAGCGAGAGGAACGACGCGCGCACGAGGCGGGCGACGCCCGGCCACGAGAGAGCGCCGATGATGATGACGATCACCCCGAACCCGAGCGATGCCTTACTCGAACTCGCGGCGACGATCGCCGTGAGCACCAACAGCAGCGGCAGGAGCGGAATCGAGAGAAAGACGTCGGTGATTCGCATGACCACGTAGTCGATCCAGCCGCCGTAGTAGCCCGCGACCGCACCGAGCAGGGTGCCGATCACGATCTCCATGATGACCGCAAAAACGCCGACCGTCAGGGAGATGCGCGCGCCGTAAAAGAGGCGGGCGAGCAGGTCGCGCCCGACTTCGTCGGTGCCGAGCGCGTGGTGGGCGCACTGCGCGTGATCCTGGAAACAAGGCGGCAACGGCGTGCCCTGCCAGGCGCTGTCGATAAAGTTCGGATCGAACGGCGAAAGCTGCCGCGCGAACACGGCCGCCAAAATCATGATCAGCAAAACGACCGAACCCGCCATCGCCAATTTGTGCCGGCGGAAGCGTTTCCAAACGGTGTTTTTACTAAGTTCGAACTCTTCTTCAACGACCAGAGGCTGGTTGATCGGGGTGCTCAAAGCCATGGGTGCAGACCTCTAATCGTACTTGACGCGCGGATCGAGCCACGCGTACGCAACGTCGGCAAATAGATTGAACATGACGACCAAGAAGGCGTTAAAGATGAGATACCCCATCAATAGCGCGATGTCGCTCTGTCCAAGGCCGTTGTAAAAAAGCCGCCCCATGCCCGGCCACGCGAAGATCGTCTCGGTGACGATCGCGCCGCCGAACAGCCCCGGCAGCGAGAGCGCGGTGACGGTGACCAGCGGAATGAGCGCGTTCTTCAATCCATGCTTGAAGATCACCGTGCGCCGGTCGAGCCCTTTGGCCGACGCCGTGCGCATGTAGTCGGTCTTCGTTACTTCGAGCATCGACGAGCGCATGAAGCGGCTGTAGAGCGCGACGAACAAGAGCGAGAGCACGATCGCCGGCAAGATCAAATGTGAGGCTCGATCGGCGAGATTGAACTGATCCATACTGGAGATACCGGCAGACGGCAATTGAATCGCATAGCCGAATCCGAGTGGAATCCCGTGTACCGCAAACGCGAGCTGCATCATGAGTGCGAACCAGAAGACCGGCATCGACTGGCCGAAGAATGCGAACGTCGTGATGAAGTAGTCCCACGCCGAGTACGGACGCACGGCGGAAAAGAGTCCGGCTCCGACGCCGATGACGAACGAGATCACAAACGAGGTGGTCATCAGTTCCAGCGTCGCGGGCAAGCGATCGAGGATCGCCTGCAGCACCGGTTCGGAGTTGCTGGTCGAATACCCGAAATCGCCCGTGACCACGTGCCCCAGCCACACGATATAGCGGTACCAGATCGGTTTATCCAGCCCGAGGTTATGTTTGAGGCGCGCGATGTCGGCCGGGGTGATGTGGGGGTTCTGGAGGTACGGCGCGAGCGGACCGCCCGGCGCGTTGTTCAAGATGATATACAGGATCAGCGAGATCAGAATCAGCAGCGGTATAGACTGAAGCGTCCGCCGGACAATGTAGTTTAGCAAGTTTTAGAGGCGCTCCGGCCCGGATTGAACTGCTGACATGAATCTCCTAGTGATCGACCCGGACGAACCGCGCTAGTTTGGGTACGGTTTGCCCTTCCCCTTTTATGAACGCGGCTATGCAGCGGCCAGACGGCGCAGGCCCAGCAGGTCGCGAGCTTGGTCGGGCGTGGCGACCGGGCGGCCGAGTTCGCCCGCGATTCGAACGACGCGTGCGACCAGCTCGTCGTTGGTAGCAAGGCGACCCTTCGAGTAGTAGATGTTATCCTCAAGGCCGACGCGCACGTGGCCGCCCATCGCGATCGCGACCATCGCCATCGGCAATTGCTGGCGCCCGATCCCGGCGACCGACCAACTGCATCCCGGCGGCAGATAACCGACCAAGTCGCAGAGGTTCTCAACGGTTGCGTCCAGCCCGCCCGGCACGCCGAGTACGAGATCGACGTGCTGGGGGAATTCGAGCAGCCCTTCCTTCTCCAAGCGGCGGGCGTTGGTAAGGTGACCTTTATCGAAAATCTCGAGTTCGGGCTTCACACCGAACTCGTGCATCTTCGCCAGGATTCCGCGCATGATCGGAAAGCTGTTCTCGAACACCTCGTCCCCGAAGTTGACCGTTCCGCAGGTCAGTGTGGCCATCTCGGGACGCAACTGCAAAACGCTCGCGCGTTCGAGCGGCGTCATGCCGATCGCACCGCCGGTCGAGAACTGCACGATGAGGTCGCTGCTCGCCCGGATCGCTTCGTACGCCGCTTTGAAGCGGTCCACGTCGTGCGTGTTGGCGCCGTCGTCGGTGCGGCAATGAACGTGCACGATCGACGCGCCGGCCGCGCGACAGGCACCGGCAACGTCGCCGAGCGCGCTCGGCGTAACCGCCAGGTGCGGCGTTTGCTCGGGCGTGAGTTCTGCGCCCACGGGGGCCACGGTAACGATCAGGGGATCCATACGAAGCTACCCTTCGCCGTCGAGGGCCCGGCGCGCTTCTGCGATCAGGGCGGCATCGAGCCCGAGCAATTGCGCGAGGGCGATTGCGTCGGCCGGGCGTTGCCTCTCCCCCGTGACTTCGGCGATCGCGTACTCCATCGAGGCGGCGAGCGCCGCCAGCGCTTCGGCCAAGTCGCCGGACTGCGGCGCGAGCGGAATGTTTCGCAGACCGCGCACGGCGAAGTGCCGCGCGCCGCTCGCCTCGGCAATGCCCGCTAAATGCGTTGCGATAAACGCGACGCGTCCGCGCTCGCGCAGCGCGCGCACGAGCGCCACCAGCAGCGCCTTCCCCTCGTGCGGCGTCGTCGTGCGCGCGAACTCGTCGACCAGCAGCAGCATCCGCGGTGCCGGGCGCGCGAGCAGGTCGCGCAAACGCACCACCTCCTGCGCGAACGACGAAAGCAATCCACCGGCGGTTTCGTCGGTGCCGATTCCGAGCCACGCGATCTCGTCGAAGAGCCCGACGCGTGCGTCGCGGGCGGGAACCGGCAGGCCGAAGGCGACCAACAGCGCGATGAATCCGGTCGTGCGCAACGCCACGCTCTTGCCGCCCATGTTCGGCCCCGTCAGCACGGCGACGCCGTTGAGATCGAGCGCGATCGGCTCGTACGTGCGCCCCTCCCGTTCCAATTGCGCTGCCAGCGGCAAGAAGCGCGCGTCCGTGTAGGTGACGGCCGGTCGATCGACGATCTCGGGAGCGACGCATGCGAAGCGTTGCGCGAAGCGCACCTGCGCCATCGTGAGATCGAGGCTTCCCAAACGCTGCAGCAGTAGCTCGAACGTGCGGGCGTGCGCCCGAACGATCGCGCCGAGCTTGGTGCGCGCCGATTCTTCCGCCTCCGCGACGGCGACATCGGCGCGATCGCGCCCCTCGAGCGCGGAGAGCGCCGCTTCGTCGTGTTCAAGCTCGCAGAGCAGATAGGTCGGGGCTTCGCGAACGACGTGGATGCCTGCGGGGAGCGAGCCGTGCAGATCCGCGCGCATGAGAATGAATTCGCCAGCGGCGATCTCGTCGCGATTCAGACTCTTCGCGACGCGCGCGGCGAGACGTGCGCGCGCCGCATCGTACTGCGCCTGCGCGTCGTCCGCGGCGATTCGCGCCCGCGCGAGCGCCGGATCGTACGCGTCGGCGAGGTAAAAGCCGAACTTACCCCGCCGCCCGCGTTCGAGCGCCGCTGCGAGATCCGCAAGATCGTGCATCAGCGCGCGCAGGGTGCCATCCGGCTCGGCCAAGAGTCCGCCGATGCGCGCGGCCGCGTCGAGAACGCGCTGTACTTCTAAAAGATTCGCGTCGGCGAGCACGTCGCCCATCGCGGCGCGCGCGATCGCCGCGGCGGCGTCCGGAGCGGCGCGCAGCGCGTCGCGAATCGCGTCGACGCGCGATGGATCGAGCGTTTCCGCGAGGCGCGTGATTCGAGCGACCCGTTCGCGGGCTTTCGATTCTTGACCCGGCGAGAAAGGGATGAGTTCGTCGAACGCGCGCCGCCCGTATTCGCCGACCGGTTCGAGTTCCGCGCGCAGCCAATTCAGCGCGAGCGCGGCGCGCGTGCGAGCGTCGGCGAGCGCCTCGAAGTTCACGCCGCCACCGCGCTTGCGTACACGTCGAACGTTGGTAACCCCGTGGCGCCTGCAACCGCGCGCGCGAAGGTGCGCGGTTCGAAGTAGCGCTCGCGGCCGATCGAAGCGACGGTCGCCGCCACGACGCGCAGCGGCTGCTCGCACCGCACGGTCAACCGATCGATCAAACCGAGAAAGGCCTTCCCGCTCACGGCGATCTGCGTGGGATGACGCACGACGATCTGGCGCGACTCGCCTTGCGCGAGCAGTCGCGCGGCGTGGCCGGGCGTGAGCGCACCATCGACGAGCAGAAACGGCGCCGTGGGATCGTAGGCCGGTACGCGTAAGCGGCCGACGAGCGCGCGCACGTCGTCGATCGCATCGTCCATCGTCGTCGCGCCGCTCGCGCCGGTCGCTACGACGATCGCGTCGTCGCCTCCGGCAAGCGCTGCGACCCGGTCGATCGCGCCGTCGACGATCGTCTGCTCGCATCCGAGTTCGCGCAGCCGCTCGACGCAAACGCGGATTCCGCGCGCGCTGGGCGGTCCGGCAATCTCGAAGTAGCCGGCGCGCGCGACTTGCGCGTAGACGAGCGTCCCGGCGGCGGTACGCAGGTCGGAGAGTTCGAGCACGATACTCGCCGGGTGACGTGGCAGCGTTTCGCGCGCGGTCGCGAGGATCGCGCCGGGGCGCAGAAAGAGCCGCGGCTTCGCGGAAGAATCGGCCACGTCGAACGCTTCGCCGTCGCGTCCGATCGACGTGACGCCGTAGGCGATATCGCGCGCACTCGCAGACTCCAGAATCGCTCGGACCGTAACGGTCTTGCCGACGTTCTTGCCGGTACCCACGACGAAGAGCGAACGCACGCCGCCGGCCCTCGCGAGATCGAGCAGCGCCGCACCCGCGTTCATCCGTGCCCGGCGAGCCGCAATGCGATGAAAGCGACGCCCGTTAAAGCCAGGACGATTCCGGCCCAGAGTTCGGCGCCTTCTTCGGCGCGTTTGCCCAATCGCCGTCCCAGCATCAACCCCAGCCCCGTTGCGCTAACCGAAACGATGCCGATGATCGCGAGCGAGAGCACGACCGGAACGCCGATGTACAGAATCGAAAACCCGATACCGAGCGAATCCAGACTGATCGAGAGCGATGCGACGAGCAATCCCCAGCCGCGCGAGAGGTCCAGGGGCGTGCGCTCCTCGAGGTTGCGCGTACTCTCGTAGATCATGTACGCACCTAAGCCGATGAGGGCCGCGAAGCCGATATATCCCGCGACGTCGCCCAAAAATCTGCCCGCGACCGCGCCGAGTCCGGCGCCGATCACGTTCATCGCGATCTCGGCGCACGCAAACGCAATGCCGATGCGGATCTTGACGTTGCGCTCCACCCCGCGAATACCAACGCCGACGCTCACGGCAAACACGTCGAGAGCCAGCGATAGGGCGACCGCCAGAATTTTGAGCAGGGGCATCGACCCACTCTGCGAGCTAGGTGAGAGGCTTCCCTTGTGCGGCCGGCATCGCTGCCGCCAGCAAACCGTTCACCGCGGCACGCAATTGCGAGATGGTAAACGGTTTATTGAGAAACATGTTCGCGCCCGCCGATTTGGCGCGCCCGTCCATCGCGTAATTCGTATGCCCGCTGATCATGAGAATCGGGAGGTTTTGCGTACGGTCGTCGGCGCGCAGCCGCTCGATCAAATCGATGCCGGAGATGCCCGGAAGCATGAAATCGCAAATGATGATGTCGAACGGAGCCTCGTGACCGAGCGCGACGAGCGCACTCTCGGCGTCGTTGCGGATCACGATCTCGTAAGGGCCCCTCTTCAGTACCGTGTCGATCAGCGTGCAGATGGCAGGATCGTCGTCCGCAATCAGTACCCGCCACGTGCGTTGTGTCATCCTCGTGGCCGCATTCCGCCCCGGTCGAGCCCCTGCCTCGTGGTTCCTCCGGTAGTTTGGTAAAGGTTTTGTCACATAATCGGTTACGCACGGGCTCGATTTTTTTGCTGCCGACCGTGCTCCTGCTCTCGGTCATGCTCGGGCCCGTGCTCGTGATGCTGGCGAGCGTCCCTCCCGCCGACGTCGTCCGTGCGTTTTCCGCGCCCACGGCGCGCGATGCGCTGCAGACCTCGCTCGCGGCTTCGATCCTCGCGATTCTCGTCGCGTCGCTGCTCGGCGTCCCGGCCGGCTACGCACTCGCGCATAGCGGCGCACGCCTTCGCGGAGCCGCCCTCTTCGCGCTCGCGCTGCCGCTCGCGTTTCCGCCGGTCGCTTCCGGCATCATCCTCTTGCAGAGTATCGGAACCCGAGCGCCGCTGGGCGCGTGGCTCGCCGCGCACGGCATCGTCTTCGTGGATTCGCTGTGGGGCGTCGCCCTAGCGGAACTTTTCGTTGCGGGCTCGTTCGTCGCGATCACCGCGTGCGCCGCGTTCGCCGCCCTCGATCC
The sequence above is a segment of the Candidatus Baltobacteraceae bacterium genome. Coding sequences within it:
- a CDS encoding ABC transporter permease subunit; this encodes MSHNRLRTGSIFLLPTVLLLSVMLGPVLVMLASVPPADVVRAFSAPTARDALQTSLAASILAILVASLLGVPAGYALAHSGARLRGAALFALALPLAFPPVASGIILLQSIGTRAPLGAWLAAHGIVFVDSLWGVALAELFVAGSFVAITACAAFAALDPIYEASARTLGAGPVTVFARIALPLAAPNVLAGVLLAWLRAIGEYGATSIVAYHPTSLPVALYVTLSAQGIGPALALSYGFVVLAVIVVGVQWALRHRVV
- a CDS encoding response regulator — translated: MTQRTWRVLIADDDPAICTLIDTVLKRGPYEIVIRNDAESALVALGHEAPFDIIICDFMLPGISGIDLIERLRADDRTQNLPILMISGHTNYAMDGRAKSAGANMFLNKPFTISQLRAAVNGLLAAAMPAAQGKPLT
- the opp4C gene encoding oligopeptide ABC transporter permease, producing MSTPINQPLVVEEEFELSKNTVWKRFRRHKLAMAGSVVLLIMILAAVFARQLSPFDPNFIDSAWQGTPLPPCFQDHAQCAHHALGTDEVGRDLLARLFYGARISLTVGVFAVIMEIVIGTLLGAVAGYYGGWIDYVVMRITDVFLSIPLLPLLLVLTAIVAASSSKASLGFGVIVIIIGALSWPGVARLVRASFLSLREREYTEAARAVGNGDMRIILRHLLPNAVAPIIVQATLDVANVIILESTLSYLGFGIQPPTASWGNMLANAQANLQTAWWAAVFPGICILVTVLAINYIGDGLRDALDPNMR
- a CDS encoding ABC transporter permease; translation: MLNYIVRRTLQSIPLLILISLILYIILNNAPGGPLAPYLQNPHITPADIARLKHNLGLDKPIWYRYIVWLGHVVTGDFGYSTSNSEPVLQAILDRLPATLELMTTSFVISFVIGVGAGLFSAVRPYSAWDYFITTFAFFGQSMPVFWFALMMQLAFAVHGIPLGFGYAIQLPSAGISSMDQFNLADRASHLILPAIVLSLLFVALYSRFMRSSMLEVTKTDYMRTASAKGLDRRTVIFKHGLKNALIPLVTVTALSLPGLFGGAIVTETIFAWPGMGRLFYNGLGQSDIALLMGYLIFNAFLVVMFNLFADVAYAWLDPRVKYD
- a CDS encoding 3-keto-5-aminohexanoate cleavage protein encodes the protein MDPLIVTVAPVGAELTPEQTPHLAVTPSALGDVAGACRAAGASIVHVHCRTDDGANTHDVDRFKAAYEAIRASSDLIVQFSTGGAIGMTPLERASVLQLRPEMATLTCGTVNFGDEVFENSFPIMRGILAKMHEFGVKPELEIFDKGHLTNARRLEKEGLLEFPQHVDLVLGVPGGLDATVENLCDLVGYLPPGCSWSVAGIGRQQLPMAMVAIAMGGHVRVGLEDNIYYSKGRLATNDELVARVVRIAGELGRPVATPDQARDLLGLRRLAAA
- a CDS encoding manganese efflux pump, which encodes MPLLKILAVALSLALDVFAVSVGVGIRGVERNVKIRIGIAFACAEIAMNVIGAGLGAVAGRFLGDVAGYIGFAALIGLGAYMIYESTRNLEERTPLDLSRGWGLLVASLSISLDSLGIGFSILYIGVPVVLSLAIIGIVSVSATGLGLMLGRRLGKRAEEGAELWAGIVLALTGVAFIALRLAGHG